A window from Pseudomonas moraviensis encodes these proteins:
- a CDS encoding glucose/quinate/shikimate family membrane-bound PQQ-dependent dehydrogenase, translated as MNHSQRVSGVSTFILVGLGVIIALLGLALAAGGVKLVSLGGSWYFLVGGLAMTVSGVLIALKKTAGAWLFAAFLVATAIWAVADAGLVFWPVFSRLFMFSAIGMVVALVYPLLARANGRVAGRGAYAVAAVLAVGVAVAAGNMFVAHPTVAATGTGPGLTPVEPAKAQKDWAHYGNTEGGSRFAALDQINRNNVDQLKVAWTYHTGDVAESDGNGAEDQLTPLQVGNKVFICTPHNNLIALDADTGKELWKNAINAQSKVWQRCRGMAYFDATATLAQPSNSSIIEAKPAPAANCQRRLLTNTIDARLIAVDADTGEFCQGFGNNGQVDLKAGLGDVPDSYYQLSSAPLMAGTTVVVGGRVADNVQSDMPGGVIRGFDVITGAMRWAFDPGNPQDRNAPADGSTYVRSTPNSWAPMSYDAATNTVFLPMGSSSTDIYGVERSELDHKYGASILALDASTGEERWVFQTVHNDLWDFDLPMQPSLIDFDKDGQSVPALVIGTKAGQIYVLDRATGKPLTEVKEVPVKAANIPNEPYSPTQPKSVGMPQIGAQHLTESDMWGATPYDQLLCRIDFKSMRYEGLYTAPGTDKSLSFPGSLGGMNWGSISTDPVHGFIFVNDMRLGLWIQMIPSQNKGQAAGGGEALNTGMGAVPLKGTPYAVNKNRFLSVAGIPCQAPPFGTLTAIDMKTQKVAWQVPVGTVEDTGPLGIRMHLPIKIGLPTLGGPLSTQGGLIFIAGTQDFYLRAFNSGNGEEVWKARLPVGSQGGPMTYVSPKTGKQYIVVTAGGARQSTDRGDYVMAYALP; from the coding sequence GTGAACCACAGTCAACGCGTCTCAGGCGTTTCAACGTTCATTCTCGTCGGCCTTGGCGTGATCATCGCCCTGCTCGGTCTGGCGCTCGCGGCCGGCGGTGTGAAGCTGGTCAGCCTGGGCGGTTCCTGGTACTTCCTGGTCGGCGGTCTGGCGATGACCGTTTCCGGTGTGCTGATCGCACTGAAGAAGACTGCAGGCGCCTGGCTGTTCGCCGCGTTTCTCGTGGCGACTGCGATCTGGGCGGTGGCTGACGCCGGGCTGGTGTTCTGGCCGGTGTTCTCGCGGCTGTTCATGTTCAGCGCGATCGGTATGGTCGTCGCGCTGGTCTACCCGCTGCTGGCGCGTGCCAATGGCCGCGTTGCCGGTCGCGGCGCGTATGCCGTGGCCGCTGTGCTCGCCGTGGGTGTGGCGGTTGCTGCGGGCAACATGTTCGTCGCGCATCCAACGGTTGCGGCCACTGGCACCGGTCCGGGACTGACCCCGGTCGAGCCGGCCAAGGCGCAGAAAGACTGGGCGCACTACGGCAACACCGAAGGTGGCAGCCGCTTCGCCGCGCTCGATCAGATCAACCGCAACAACGTCGACCAATTGAAAGTCGCGTGGACCTACCACACCGGTGACGTCGCCGAGAGCGATGGCAACGGCGCCGAAGACCAGCTCACCCCGCTGCAGGTCGGCAACAAGGTGTTCATCTGCACTCCGCACAACAACCTGATCGCCCTCGACGCCGACACCGGTAAAGAGCTGTGGAAGAACGCGATCAACGCGCAATCGAAAGTCTGGCAGCGCTGCCGTGGCATGGCTTATTTCGACGCCACCGCCACCCTCGCTCAGCCGAGCAATTCTTCGATCATCGAAGCCAAACCGGCGCCGGCCGCCAACTGCCAGCGCCGTCTGCTGACCAACACCATCGATGCCCGCCTGATCGCGGTCGACGCTGACACCGGCGAGTTCTGCCAAGGTTTCGGCAACAACGGTCAGGTCGATCTGAAGGCCGGTCTGGGGGATGTTCCGGACAGCTACTATCAGTTGTCGTCCGCGCCATTGATGGCCGGCACCACCGTGGTGGTAGGCGGTCGCGTCGCCGACAACGTGCAGAGCGACATGCCCGGCGGCGTGATTCGCGGGTTTGACGTGATCACCGGCGCCATGCGCTGGGCGTTCGACCCGGGCAACCCGCAGGATCGCAATGCACCGGCCGATGGCAGCACCTACGTGCGCAGCACGCCAAACAGCTGGGCACCGATGTCCTATGACGCAGCGACCAACACGGTGTTCCTGCCCATGGGCAGCTCGTCCACCGACATCTATGGTGTCGAGCGTAGCGAACTGGACCACAAGTACGGCGCCTCGATCCTCGCGCTGGATGCCAGCACGGGTGAAGAACGCTGGGTGTTCCAGACCGTGCACAACGATCTGTGGGACTTCGACCTGCCGATGCAGCCGAGCCTGATCGACTTCGACAAGGACGGCCAAAGCGTTCCGGCGCTGGTCATCGGCACCAAGGCCGGGCAGATCTATGTGCTCGATCGCGCCACCGGCAAGCCACTGACTGAAGTCAAGGAAGTACCGGTGAAAGCCGCGAACATCCCCAACGAGCCGTACTCGCCGACCCAGCCGAAATCCGTGGGCATGCCGCAGATCGGCGCGCAGCACCTGACCGAGTCGGACATGTGGGGCGCCACGCCGTATGACCAGTTGCTCTGCCGCATCGACTTCAAGAGCATGCGCTACGAGGGTCTGTACACCGCGCCGGGCACTGACAAATCGCTGAGCTTCCCGGGTTCGCTGGGCGGCATGAACTGGGGCAGCATCTCCACTGACCCGGTGCACGGTTTCATCTTCGTCAACGACATGCGCCTGGGTCTGTGGATTCAGATGATTCCATCGCAGAACAAGGGCCAGGCCGCAGGCGGTGGCGAAGCACTGAACACCGGCATGGGCGCTGTGCCGCTCAAAGGCACGCCGTACGCAGTGAACAAGAACCGCTTCCTCTCGGTGGCCGGCATTCCGTGCCAGGCGCCGCCGTTCGGCACGTTGACCGCGATCGACATGAAGACCCAGAAAGTCGCGTGGCAGGTTCCGGTCGGCACCGTTGAAGACACCGGTCCTCTGGGCATTCGCATGCACTTGCCGATCAAGATCGGTCTGCCAACCCTCGGCGGCCCCCTGTCGACCCAGGGTGGCCTGATCTTCATTGCCGGCACCCAGGACTTCTACCTGCGCGCCTTCAACAGCGGCAACGGCGAAGAAGTCTGGAAAGCGCGTCTGCCAGTCGGCAGCCAGGGCGGCCCGATGACCTACGTTTCGCCGAAGACCGGCAAGCAGTACATCGTCGTCACCGCTGGCGGCGCACGTCAGTCGACTGATCGCGGCGATTACGTGATGGCCTACGCCCTGCCGTAA
- a CDS encoding carbohydrate porin, protein MSSAVRFSRTKLSTGLLLGLSCTTALPALAASDSGLLTRSTLTGDWGGLRHQLDEDGVKFSGDYSGETAYNADGGLHRSARYSQNIKLGVQFDLGKLYGVDNAGKVQLTINDRRGNSASEDLVGNRLPIQENYGGLYTRLTELSYERSLFTPALNVKLGYMAMGNDLGGLDSGILCNFMNAGFCGHPLNMSGGSGWTNYPNARLGVRVKYDLSPSWQLRVAAFNVDPESNGNSSRAWHLGPKHTTGTVVPIELVYKHAGELPGEYKLGYYYDSSDVKRIGSDDEVSGRGGHYLLIDQAVWRSPTSEGRSLHAFGQYSAASEAASPFSKWYGTGVVLYKPFEGRPRDTLALGYGRAVPNPRSRDVQQDAAMANGAAFPHLDSAEQLIELGYGYQATPWLTLRPNLQYIIEPGAFSGQDIDNALVVGLQVKAAL, encoded by the coding sequence ATGTCATCGGCTGTTCGCTTTTCTCGTACCAAACTTTCCACTGGCCTGCTGCTGGGCCTGAGCTGCACCACCGCCCTGCCCGCGCTGGCCGCCAGCGATTCCGGTCTGCTGACCCGCAGCACCCTCACCGGTGACTGGGGCGGCTTGCGTCATCAACTGGATGAAGACGGCGTCAAGTTCAGCGGCGATTACAGCGGCGAAACCGCTTACAACGCCGACGGCGGCCTGCACCGTTCGGCGCGTTATTCGCAGAACATCAAGCTCGGCGTGCAGTTTGATCTGGGCAAGCTGTATGGCGTCGACAATGCCGGCAAGGTGCAACTGACCATCAACGACCGTCGCGGCAACAGCGCTTCGGAAGATCTGGTCGGCAACCGCTTGCCGATTCAGGAAAACTACGGCGGCCTGTACACGCGCCTGACCGAGCTCAGTTACGAGCGCAGCCTGTTCACTCCGGCGCTGAACGTGAAGCTCGGCTACATGGCCATGGGCAACGACCTCGGCGGCCTCGACAGCGGCATTCTGTGCAACTTCATGAACGCTGGTTTCTGCGGCCATCCGCTGAACATGTCCGGCGGCAGCGGCTGGACCAACTACCCCAACGCGCGTCTGGGCGTGCGGGTCAAATACGACCTGTCGCCGTCCTGGCAGCTGCGTGTGGCGGCGTTCAACGTCGACCCCGAGAGCAACGGCAATTCCAGCCGCGCCTGGCATTTGGGGCCGAAGCACACCACCGGCACCGTCGTACCGATCGAGCTGGTGTACAAGCACGCCGGCGAGCTGCCGGGTGAATACAAGCTCGGCTATTACTACGACAGTTCCGACGTCAAACGCATTGGCAGCGACGACGAGGTGTCCGGTCGTGGCGGTCATTACCTGCTGATCGATCAGGCGGTCTGGCGTTCGCCGACCTCCGAGGGGCGCAGCCTGCATGCGTTTGGTCAGTATTCGGCGGCCAGTGAAGCGGCCTCACCGTTCAGCAAGTGGTACGGCACCGGCGTAGTCCTGTACAAACCGTTCGAAGGCCGCCCGCGTGACACTCTGGCGCTGGGCTATGGCCGCGCCGTGCCGAACCCGCGCAGCCGTGATGTTCAGCAGGATGCCGCCATGGCCAATGGCGCTGCATTCCCGCATCTCGACAGCGCTGAGCAACTGATCGAATTGGGCTACGGCTACCAGGCCACCCCATGGCTGACCCTGCGCCCGAACCTGCAATACATCATCGAACCGGGCGCGTTCTCCGGGCAGGACATCGACAATGCGCTGGTGGTGGGGTTGCAGGTGAAGGCTGCGCTTTAA
- the proP gene encoding glycine betaine/L-proline transporter ProP — protein sequence MKSRKNTVKPIGLKDITIVDDAKMRKAITAAALGNAMEWFDFGVYGFVAYVLGKVFFPGADPGVQMIAALATFSVPFLIRPLGGLFFGALGDKYGRQKVLAATIVIMSLSTFAIGLIPSYASIGIWAPILLLLAKMAQGFSVGGEYTGASIFVAEYAPDRKRGFLGSWLDFGSIAGFVFGAGVVVLISTILGEQRFEEWGWRIPFFLALPLGMIGLYLRHALEETPAFQQHVEKLEQGDREGLAGGPKVSFKEVATKHWRSLMTCIGVVAATNVTYYMLLTYMPSYLTHNLHYSENHGVLIIIAIMVGMLFVQPLIGFVSDKIGRKPFIVVGSIGLFIFAIPAFMLINSGSIGLIFSGLLILAVLLNFFIGVMASTLPAMFPTHIRYSALASAFNVSVLIAGLTPTAVAWLVESTNDLYMPAYYLMVIAVVGLITGVTMKETANKPLRGAAPAASDLEEAKELLQEHHDNIEQKIEDIDAEIAELEAKRKVLVQQHPRINE from the coding sequence ATGAAATCACGCAAGAACACCGTCAAACCGATCGGTTTGAAAGACATCACCATTGTCGACGACGCCAAGATGCGCAAGGCAATCACCGCCGCCGCACTGGGCAACGCCATGGAATGGTTCGACTTTGGCGTCTACGGCTTTGTCGCCTATGTGCTCGGCAAGGTCTTCTTCCCCGGCGCCGATCCCGGCGTGCAAATGATCGCCGCGCTGGCGACCTTCTCCGTGCCTTTCCTGATTCGTCCGCTGGGCGGGCTGTTCTTTGGTGCGCTCGGCGACAAATACGGCCGGCAGAAAGTCCTCGCCGCGACCATCGTCATCATGTCCCTGAGCACCTTTGCCATCGGCCTGATTCCGTCCTATGCCTCGATCGGCATCTGGGCGCCGATCCTGCTGTTGCTGGCGAAGATGGCCCAGGGTTTCTCCGTGGGTGGCGAGTACACCGGCGCCTCGATCTTCGTCGCTGAATACGCACCGGACCGCAAACGCGGCTTCCTCGGCAGCTGGCTGGATTTCGGCTCGATCGCCGGTTTCGTCTTTGGCGCCGGCGTGGTGGTGCTGATTTCGACGATCCTCGGTGAACAGCGCTTCGAAGAATGGGGCTGGAGAATTCCGTTTTTCCTTGCCCTGCCGCTGGGCATGATCGGCCTGTATCTGCGCCACGCCCTGGAAGAAACCCCGGCGTTCCAGCAGCACGTGGAAAAGCTCGAACAAGGTGACCGCGAAGGCCTCGCCGGTGGCCCGAAAGTGTCGTTCAAGGAAGTCGCGACCAAGCACTGGCGCAGCCTGATGACCTGCATCGGCGTAGTAGCGGCGACCAACGTCACCTACTACATGCTGCTCACCTACATGCCGAGTTACCTGACCCACAACCTGCATTACAGCGAAAACCACGGCGTGCTGATCATCATCGCGATCATGGTCGGCATGCTCTTCGTGCAGCCGCTGATCGGCTTCGTCAGCGACAAGATCGGCCGCAAACCCTTTATTGTCGTCGGCAGCATCGGCCTGTTCATCTTCGCCATTCCGGCGTTCATGCTGATCAACAGCGGCAGCATCGGCCTGATCTTCTCCGGCTTGCTGATTCTGGCGGTGTTGCTCAACTTCTTCATTGGCGTCATGGCCTCTACCCTGCCGGCGATGTTCCCCACCCATATCCGCTACAGCGCTTTGGCCAGTGCCTTCAACGTCTCGGTGCTGATCGCCGGTCTGACCCCGACTGCCGTGGCCTGGCTGGTGGAAAGCACCAACGATCTGTACATGCCCGCGTATTACCTGATGGTGATCGCCGTGGTCGGCCTGATCACCGGCGTGACCATGAAGGAAACCGCCAACAAACCCCTGCGCGGCGCGGCCCCGGCGGCCTCCGACCTCGAGGAGGCCAAGGAGCTGCTGCAGGAACACCACGACAACATCGAACAGAAAATCGAAGACATCGATGCCGAGATCGCCGAGCTGGAGGCCAAGCGCAAGGTGCTGGTTCAGCAGCACCCGCGCATCAACGAGTGA
- a CDS encoding amidase, translated as MIEVTEVSIAQLRAALESGQTTAVELVQAYLARIDAYDGADTPTALNAVVVRNPEALNEARASDARRAKGATLGPLDGIPYTAKDSYLVKGLTAASGSPAFADLVAHRDAFTIERLRVAGAICLGKTNMPPMANGGMQRGVYGRAESPYNAAYLTAPFASGSSNGAGTATAASFAAFGLAEETWSSGRGPASNNGLCAYTPSRGVISVRGNWPLTPTMDVVVPFARTMADLLEVLDVVVAEDPDTRGDLWRLQPWVPIPRVSEVRPAAYSELAADAKALAGKRFAIPRMYINADDDAGTSEAPGIGGPTGQRINTRASVIDLWQQARQALEAAGAEVIESDFPLVSNCEGDRPGAPTVFTRGLVSKEFLHHELWDLTAWAFDDFLQANGDPKLNRLVDVDGPKIFPHDPGTLPNREGDLAAGMDEYVRMAERGITPWNEITTVPDGLRGLEQTRRIDLEDWMDKLGLDAVLFPTVADVGPADADVNPASADIAWSNGVWVANGNLAIRHLGVPTVTVPMGVMADIGMPVGLTFAGRAYDDSNLLRFAAAFESTGSKRQIPPRTPPLV; from the coding sequence ATGATCGAAGTCACCGAAGTCTCCATCGCCCAACTGCGCGCCGCCCTCGAATCCGGCCAGACCACTGCCGTGGAACTGGTACAAGCCTATCTGGCGCGCATTGATGCCTACGACGGCGCCGACACCCCGACGGCACTCAACGCCGTAGTCGTGCGCAATCCTGAAGCGCTGAACGAAGCCCGCGCCTCCGATGCCCGCCGCGCCAAAGGCGCAACCTTGGGGCCGCTCGATGGCATCCCCTACACCGCCAAAGACAGCTACTTGGTCAAAGGCCTGACCGCCGCGTCCGGCAGCCCGGCGTTTGCCGATCTGGTTGCCCATCGCGATGCTTTCACCATCGAGCGCCTGCGCGTTGCCGGGGCGATCTGCCTGGGCAAGACCAACATGCCGCCGATGGCCAATGGCGGCATGCAGCGTGGCGTTTATGGCCGCGCTGAAAGTCCGTACAACGCCGCCTACCTCACCGCGCCTTTCGCCTCCGGCTCATCCAATGGCGCCGGTACCGCCACCGCAGCGAGTTTTGCTGCATTCGGTCTGGCGGAGGAAACCTGGTCGAGCGGTCGCGGCCCGGCGTCGAACAATGGGCTGTGCGCCTACACCCCGTCGCGCGGAGTGATTTCGGTGCGCGGCAATTGGCCGTTGACCCCCACCATGGACGTCGTCGTGCCGTTCGCGCGGACCATGGCCGACCTGCTCGAAGTGCTCGACGTGGTCGTCGCCGAAGACCCCGACACCCGTGGCGACTTGTGGCGCCTGCAACCGTGGGTGCCAATCCCCCGCGTCAGCGAAGTGCGCCCGGCGGCGTACAGTGAACTGGCCGCCGACGCCAAAGCCTTGGCCGGCAAACGCTTCGCCATCCCGCGCATGTACATCAACGCCGACGATGACGCCGGCACCAGCGAAGCCCCTGGCATCGGCGGCCCGACCGGTCAGCGCATCAACACCCGCGCTTCGGTGATCGACTTGTGGCAGCAGGCGCGTCAGGCCCTGGAGGCCGCTGGTGCCGAAGTCATCGAAAGCGATTTCCCGCTGGTCTCCAACTGCGAAGGCGACCGCCCCGGCGCGCCAACCGTGTTCACCCGTGGCCTGGTCTCGAAGGAATTCCTCCACCACGAACTGTGGGATCTGACTGCCTGGGCGTTTGACGACTTCCTGCAGGCCAACGGCGATCCGAAACTCAATCGTCTGGTCGACGTCGACGGGCCGAAAATTTTCCCGCACGACCCCGGCACCCTGCCCAACCGCGAAGGCGATCTGGCCGCCGGCATGGACGAATACGTGCGCATGGCCGAACGCGGTATCACGCCGTGGAATGAAATCACTACCGTGCCTGATGGCTTGCGCGGTCTGGAGCAAACCCGGCGCATCGACCTCGAAGACTGGATGGATAAGCTCGGCCTCGATGCGGTGCTGTTCCCGACCGTCGCTGACGTCGGCCCGGCGGATGCTGATGTCAATCCTGCCTCGGCCGACATCGCCTGGAGCAACGGCGTCTGGGTAGCCAACGGCAACCTCGCGATCCGCCACCTCGGCGTGCCCACCGTGACCGTGCCGATGGGCGTGATGGCCGACATCGGCATGCCCGTCGGCCTGACTTTCGCCGGCCGCGCCTACGACGATTCGAACCTGTTGCGCTTCGCCGCTGCGTTTGAATCGACCGGCAGCAAACGCCAGATCCCACCGCGGACACCGCCGCTGGTGTAA
- a CDS encoding OprD family porin, giving the protein MINRAPFRFTLLAMLCGLTGTAHASGFFGDAKSDVLLRNFYLSNDYRSPAPSGKNYKQEWAQGFIGNFSSGFTEGTVGFGIDAHAFAGLKLDGGKGHSGTGLLPVDSDGRSENDYSSAGGALKLKVSRTTLAFGEMTVENPVFDTSDKRLQPEYATGFLLNSAEFDYVNLVAGHFTAFKNQDSSSGKGDFYGYGANTEAGGISFIGADLFGASPIGGALYASELSDTWHQYYGNLHFKQSGVLLDANLYHTRDTGRALAGEIDNTAFSLSGKYSFGPHAVMLGWQRINGDTPFDFVGGDSIYLANSIKYADFNGANERSWQARYDLDFGAFGIPGLNFMTRYVRGSHIDGTHAPKGGAYNPFDADSGDYQPQQGDGGKHWERDIDLKYIVQSGAAKDLSVQLSHVTHRANEAQAGDDIDRIYVVVQYPLGF; this is encoded by the coding sequence ATGATCAACCGCGCCCCTTTCCGTTTCACCCTGCTTGCCATGCTCTGCGGTCTGACCGGCACCGCCCACGCCAGCGGCTTTTTCGGCGACGCCAAAAGCGACGTGCTGCTGCGCAACTTCTATCTCAGCAACGACTACCGCTCGCCTGCACCCTCCGGAAAAAACTACAAACAGGAATGGGCTCAGGGCTTTATCGGTAACTTCTCATCCGGTTTCACCGAGGGCACTGTCGGGTTCGGCATCGATGCCCACGCCTTCGCCGGGCTGAAACTTGACGGTGGCAAAGGGCATTCGGGCACGGGTCTGCTTCCGGTCGACAGCGATGGTCGCAGCGAAAACGACTACTCCAGCGCCGGCGGTGCGCTCAAATTGAAAGTCTCCCGTACCACCCTCGCCTTCGGTGAAATGACCGTAGAGAACCCGGTCTTCGACACCTCCGACAAACGTCTGCAACCGGAATACGCCACCGGTTTTCTGCTCAACAGCGCCGAGTTTGACTACGTCAATCTGGTCGCCGGACATTTCACCGCGTTCAAGAACCAGGACAGCTCATCGGGCAAAGGTGATTTTTACGGCTATGGCGCCAACACCGAGGCCGGCGGGATCAGTTTTATCGGCGCCGACCTGTTCGGCGCAAGCCCCATCGGCGGCGCACTTTACGCCTCCGAACTGAGCGACACCTGGCACCAGTACTACGGCAACCTGCACTTCAAACAGTCCGGCGTGCTGCTTGACGCCAACCTCTACCACACCCGCGACACCGGCCGCGCATTGGCCGGCGAGATCGATAACACCGCGTTCAGCCTCTCCGGCAAATACAGCTTCGGCCCCCACGCGGTGATGCTCGGCTGGCAGCGCATCAACGGCGACACGCCGTTCGACTTCGTTGGCGGCGACTCGATCTACCTCGCCAACTCGATCAAATACGCCGACTTCAACGGCGCCAACGAACGTTCCTGGCAAGCCCGCTACGACCTCGACTTCGGCGCCTTCGGCATCCCCGGCCTGAACTTCATGACCCGCTACGTCCGCGGCAGCCACATCGACGGCACCCACGCCCCCAAGGGCGGCGCGTACAACCCGTTCGACGCCGACAGCGGCGACTATCAACCGCAACAGGGTGATGGCGGCAAGCACTGGGAACGCGACATCGACCTGAAATACATCGTCCAGTCCGGTGCCGCGAAGGATTTGTCGGTACAGCTTTCCCACGTCACCCACCGCGCCAACGAAGCGCAGGCTGGCGATGACATTGACCGGATCTACGTGGTCGTCCAGTACCCACTTGGTTTCTGA